The Bombus pascuorum chromosome 12, iyBomPasc1.1, whole genome shotgun sequence genome contains the following window.
AGCGTTTGGCTATCCCACGTCTTTCGCTCTGTTCCTCTCTCCGTTGCTCCAAATGGCTGGTGGTGTGTGTAGCTCGACGACCACCACGTTTACGAGCTTCTCGTTCGCAACCATCCACCCTCGGTGACGTCGGGACAATTCCTCCTCCCTGGAGGACACGCTTCTCGTCCCCGTGGATGCTAGTTTTAGGTGAAAACGATGCACGCTCACGATTCCCGTCGATGACGTCTATGTCGCGATAGACTACGACCGCTCTGGAGGATGACGATCGGTTTAAAATGATTTACTAGATGATAGATTTGTCTAGAGACGTCTCTCGACGAGGAATAGCGATGAGTTTGGAAggtttttcgaaaaacgataGCAGATTAGATTAAAGGGGGAGAGTTTAAGCAACCTCTAATCGTCAATGACTGGGTTTGAAGGGTAAGCTTGGAATATATTAACTGATCGAAAAGTAGGGGGAGCGAATAGACACTGGTTTAAAGGATAGAAATTTAAGTATATAAGTAACGATGGAATCGTGTCAGGAAGGttgatttctttatttcttctttatcttcaGCGCTCTACGACGTTCTATACACCCAAAGTGTCGAATCTTTTCGACCTTCGAAGGTAAAAGGTCCACagaacaaaattgaaattcagGTAGCGATCTTAAATCTTAGGTAAAAGATGGAGAACTCATGTGTGGTACTTTGAAGAGTAGTCGAAAATATTTGCGTGGCAACGTTTTACATCGAAATGGACGTGTAACGGCCCTTTTGGCAGGCCAGCCGCGTTCCAAGCGAATTGCGAGGCCGGGACGCGTCGTGTCTCGTGTTTGCCGCTACCAAACTCGGCAATATTTAAATGGGATTGCGTTCGGGAATGTAATTGCTTGGACAAATACGGCCCGTGAAACGTTGGGACGGATATGGACAGAGAGGAACGAGCTGACAGATGGGAGATCCAACGGGGATGGAAGAAATCTGACCTGATTGCCAGGAGTAAAACgtagaagaaaggaaaatggtGGTAACAATGAAATAGTGGAGCATAATGTATCATAGTATCATTGATAAAGAGAATCGTCATAAGTGTGGGAGTTTCAGGATACAGCAGATTCTTCGCGATTGATACACGAATGAAAACTACTCCTGGATTCTTTTCCAAAATCAAATGCAACAGAGAGTTACTTCCAAAGTAGTTccagattaaaatatatacaattattatcaaCTAGAGTCTGGCTGTCGCGTCAGAATCCCCAGTCTCTTATATGTCTATTCGATTATCATCGATCAACCTGCTCAAAAAAGAACACAGAGCGGCGATTCACCGACCAATCCAGAGACACATATGTGTCATCGAGCCAGTGCCATATCATAAAAGGCAGCAAATGCAGGTGAATGGATCCGAAAGACGGAAAAAGAAGCCGCGAGTCGGACGACGGAGATGGAAGTAGACAGGAAGAGGAGACTTGTAGCGACATTGAATGACGCTTGCGTACGAGAGGATGAAAGAGACCGACCAACAGCGGTATAGAGGAACGGAGAGAGgcgagaaacgaaacgaggaGAGAATTAACACGCATGCAAGAAAGATAACAAGAGGTTGGTAGAGCAAAGAGAAGGGAGAAGCCAGGCTACAGAGAAACGTTGGAGAGGGGAACGGTCTATAACGCAGGCAGACGGAGCCAATCAGGGCGCAATGCGATTACCTTAACGAGAAATCCGATTACTTATTCATTCGCCTAACTCGAAATCAGTTTAACTAATCGTTTAATTCGGTAGCTACCCCCCTACGAGCGAGCGTTTTCGAGACAGACACGGGCCGAATTCTCTCTGTGGATGTTCGTTGGGTGTGGTGGCCATGGGATGGATGGATCTCTCCATCCAGCCTTCTCTGGCTGGCTAAATAGAGCCGCACACGCGCAACCACCGTCGTTTCTACACGTGCTGTATTACCCTTAGCCCAGAGGGTGAGAGAAGGAGGGATACAGGCGGTGGGGAAACAGGCCAGGAGGAGAGAGGCCTCATTCAattcaattacgtaatgaattgTCGTGTCTTGAGTAAACACCCTTCCTCACCGCGACTCGCCGCCGGAAAATCGCCGGTTGGGGATATGTTCTCCTCGCGCGGAGGGGATGTCGTGGTGGCTGCGCGCACCATCGTCTTTACTGCATCGTTCAGGTATGGGGATGATGTTAGGGCGAGGAATTAGCGAAGCGATGAAGCAGTTTCAGATAATATCGCGTGAAGAGTTGAATCagtgtttttgtccttgtttgcACTGGTTTATCCTTAATCGTCGACTAATCGACAGTTTGTTTTACTATTCATggtgtaataataattgtccTTCTATCGAACCTTCGTatcgtgaattattttattcattttctatttactcTGTCTCTACACGATAACGTAGCAaggtatatttttaaagaatgagaatttttcaaagttcAATGTCAATCGAGATataaatcgatcgaatcgattctGTTTgctaaacatttttcattttaatattagaatacgCGATTGATATTTAGTTTTacgaaaacaaataaagaTTCCGATAGAAATAATCAGTTTGACTTGCGCGTCATTCATTTATAAGACATACTGTACGAAACCAGAGATTCGATCGAGCCGAATCAATTTGCGGCTTGCAAACGCTTCGAAATTTTCCGTTGCGTCTTCGCCAAGCTTCTAGCTTCTCCTCTGTCTGACTTGTTTCCACGTATACTCACTTCTTGGTCTTCATTTGCTCTCTATTCTTGGTCGTTTTCCATCGCGGTACATCGACACATGGATGCGCGCGATATCGACGTTTCCGAAGCTACTGATCTCGTTTGCATAGGCAGTATCAGTAATTCCGCTGTTCTCCCAGAATTAACAGGACCCGTTCCACGGGGTTACTCACGGGTTTGCATAGGAAACCGGTAACGGTCGACGATCAAAGGAAAGCGAATCGGTATTAGCGGAAATTCGAGTGAATCGTTCGTTTTCTACATTCGATTTTGTCCTAATGTTTGtcatttttttatcattaaagATCATATAAAAGCTTCTTTATCATTTCGTTACAGTGAACCTTCTCCATGGACTCCAATCTTCGGACAAATTTCAATCGAAAGACagaaatatcgatcgatagattttatattcgtcttaaagaaattttaacgacACGTGCCCAATGTCGtcgatatttctttgtttcattcaCGTTCTGGAAGACTAAATTTCCGATGTAACGCACACACGGACGAAAGGACGACTTCCgtccacaaaaaaaaaaagtcattTTCGCCATGGCATCCTTCCGGCCCAAGTTCCAAATTCCCAGTGTAGTGTCGTTAAAGGtatcattttcaattaataagaGAAAAGATAGGAAAAAGAGAATTCATAGGTTATACCACAACCTAACAGAGCTTTCCCCCTAAGCTTAGTTTCTAACGAAACGAATCAACAAGGTTGCATGCATAAACGAATTACTATTCCCAGGATAACAGATATCAGAGACCATTGTTGAATGGTCCTTCGATAATACAATCTGTGCTAAAGGAGAACATCAGAGCGTTTTGGTTCCGGAAATCAAAGGATCAACCGGTCGAACCTGGTGTAGGCAACTGTGGGCAACCTTTGTCACCTCGTATGGATCTCGTTTGCAAGGGTTGTCCTTCAAAGTGTCTGGAAtttgaaaaacagaaaaaaaaatcgaagagACAATTTTTTGGTTCTAAGAAACAATCAGAAAAGCCAAGCAATTGTAAGAAGGAGCAGAAACCGGTAGAAAAGAAATTGGTCTGGTGGGAGACGATATTCGGTCCAAGTCCTAAGAGACTCTGGCCTGATCCATGTACTTGTAGACTAGCCcatagagagagaaaaaagatgaGGGCACGTGATCCAAAATTGCGCGATCCAAGATATCAACAGACTGGAGGAGATGTTCTTTTGTATACAGAACCGGTAAGACGACGCTCGGTATCTTCTTGCTTCGAACCACAACCGAAACCTCCACCAGGATACAAGATACCCAAAGCAGCGGTTTTCAAAATCATGGAAGATGTCTCCTATATggtgaataataattttgtttctttttttggaAGTAGATTTTTAATAGTCAGTTAATAGTCAATAATTTAGGAAAATTAATTGCGTGCAATATTTCAAAGCAGGCCTTTCATTTTGCTTTATATTCTGTGTCTTACGTGATGACAATTTCCCGTACGAATGTGAATTAAGGAAACCTCGCGTGgtcaataaaattaagttgTTAATCTTAAAACATGTAAAAGTTTGAAGAACTATAAATGATAAtagttacatatataaaattctttcgtaatacgtaatacgacgatattaagaaataaatttaatgggACAATTTGTCAATTTCTAGACGCCGGGTAATCGCATGGCCCTTGATATGCAAATGTATAAGGTTGACAAAGATGTACAATTGAAACCGTGTAGTCTTCCGTACGAAGAATTAAGACCTCcagaaagacaaagaagatCATTCAGTTGTCACTTAGGAATTCAATCGAAAGATGTTCTTCCACCAATAAATAGAGACTTGAATTATTATGGAGGTCTTCGACAACAATCGGTGCAGGAAGCTAAACTACCGAAGAACCTCAAATCCACCCAAACATGCCAGAAGAAATTGCCTGATACTGGAACCAATTTAGATCAAATGGTCCAAAAGCGAAGTAGAATAGAGCAGCTTAAAATGCATATTAGACAAAAAGACATGTCTTATTATCCGCCATTTCCTTTCTGATCGACAATGTTGAATCCATTTTGCCCTGACAAAGAATCTATTAACTGAATAAAATACTTAATTTTCGtgtaatgtatatttaaatcgtCCGTGTGTGCAAAAGAAGTAATCTGTAATGTTGTTCACTTAAGTACATCATTcaagaataaagaaaacgtAAATGCGATTTGAATTTGTtataagaaaagatatttgtaaTCTGAAAAAACATATTTCCAAGATAAATTAAGATTCgcgaaatatatacatataaatgttaCAAGTTACAATGCACATTGTAAGGTGTTCTTACTGGAGTTGTTCAAAAATTGCGCGAGGCTATAAAGCGATACAGTGCCATCTACTTTGGTAAACTGCAGTCGATTCTGAATAGAATAAGCCGCCTATGAGCTACAACATTCCCTTCGATGGCGGCGTTGTTGCTGTGTGTGGACCCCTGTAGAGCTGGCTACGGGGCAGTCAAATGTCTCGTAAAGGAACTCCCTCCGCTTGCAAGTCAAAACAAATCCCGCGAATCTTTCGTAATCGACGAGGTTTGTGTTCGGTTCGCAGTTGGCCGCAAGGAGAGGTCGGGATTGTGGGTAGTTCGATAGGTTACAATCAATTAAGCCTCCTGCCTGGTTTGCCGGATGGGGACAAAAGGGaggaaacaaataaaaaagaaaaacagaaagcTAAGAACAATGACGACACTGTACAGTATCACGACAGAGTGTGGATCGAGGGTAACCAAGTGACAAACAATAGTGTTATAGACGAATCGAATGTTGATGTTGGGATCGGTAAAACCGCCGATGTCGAGACTGTAGCCGACATTGAGAAATGGTTAAAAACGCGGTCGGAATCCGTGTCGAGCATGGATCTCGACGCGATCAAGTCGGGGGTCGAGGAGGGCGTCGACCGGTACCTGGGCGAAGAACTGCAGCACGCTTTTCTGGGAAAGGACCCTGACGGATTGTCGATCGACATCGATCTCTCCGATAAGAAACTCAATTTAGGTTATGATCCATTACTTCAGGAGCTTCAAAATGAGAAGCTGCTCGATGAAAAGGATAGCTTTATATTACCAGAATTTCAGCTGGATCATTTGGATCCACTGGCGTTGTCTCCGGATGACATGATGGTCGCTGGTGAAATTTTACCATCGACCAGTGCTCAACCTACTTTAAGTGTCCCTAATAGGGACGTCGAAGGAATGTGTACAGAAACTGAACAATCTTCCCTGATGAAGAAAGCCATGATACCAGATAATCAGGAATTGCAGAACAAGTCTACGCAAGTTGTGGTAGATGATTTGCGTTGCATAAATAGCACAAGCAAAGAAATCGAGCTGCAAAAGGACAATGACTTGTGTAATAATCCTACGAATCTCTATGTGCAGGATCTCAATTCTGAAAACAATATGCAAGAGTTGCAAGGTACAAAGCTAGATGAAGGTGATTCTGAAAATACTATAATTGAACAATTGAAAACGAAAGCTAAGGTAAAATTAGAACCACGTATTATTAAGAAACGTAAGAAAATACCAGAAATGATAGATAAGAGCTATGATAATGAGATTAGGATATCTGGAGAAGATATTGTGGATACTGAGGATGGTGTGATGGCTGTAGTAGCTATATCAacagataaaatttcaaatatgacTCAAATTGTGATAAATACCGGTACAGAGGAACAGATTTATCAAGGAAAAACTTCTGAACTTATAGAAGCTAcaggaaattttccaaaattaccAAAAATAGAAACTTCAACTGTATGGAATGGAACAGTGGAACATAGTACAGAAAATCCCAATAATCAACACGAAATGGTAATATCTAATGCTTTAGAAGAATTAGGTATTTCAGATGATAATTTACAACCAATATCTGTTAATGAGCATGGCAAAATATGGCTTTGTCCACGTGATGATTGCAATAGACAATTTAGCAAACTTTATGCTCTAAAAGGTCATTTACTAGCGCACTATGGTGTGAGACCTTTTAAggtatgtattattatatcatatgtaattattaattaataataataaataatataaatattgtattatttataatttattatattttatttattcacttatatctttattttcagTGTGATTTCGAAGGATGTGCCTGGGCATTTTATTCAGAGTTTAAACTCAAGAGACATAAAGAAACTCATTTGAAACGTAAAGACTATGTTTGTGAGGTAGAAGGCTGTAATCGCCGATTTACTacgatttataatttatggaGTCACGCGAAATTGCATACTCGCCCAAATAGAATAGTATGCCAAGTGCCAGATTGCCAAGAGAAGTTTCAGACAAAGAGAGCACTGGAACTGCATATGAAGAGTCATGATCAAAGTCATGCTCCATATGTTTGTAAACATGAAGGATGTGGCAAAAGATATTATAGTAGTAATGCTTTGACATCGCATCAGAGATGCCATAGTTATAAGGAAGTAGATGTAAAATGCTCGTGGCCAGGTTGTGGTAAAGTATTTGATAAGCCTTGTAGGCTGAAAGCACACATACGTTCGCATACTGGCTGCAAGCCTTACCTTTGTACGTTTCAAGGTTGCCAGTGGGCATTTTCTTCCTCTAGCAAATTAAAGAGACATCAAAAGAAACACACTAATGAACGAAAATTCGTGTGTGATATACCTTCCTGTGGAAAAGCATTTATGAGATCAGAGCATCTCAAGGAACATAGATTAACTCATAAAGAAGGAAGGTACTTTCAATGTTTTATATGTAATGCAAAATTTTCTGCAAAAAGTAGTTTATACGTTCATATAAAGAAGCATCAAGTTAAGGAAGAGGTAAAGATAAACTCACACAATAACGACAATAGTCGAAGCAAGAAGGTACCatcaataataaaatcgaaaagaaagTCGATAGATCTGAATGTAAACGTAGCATGCCTAAATACATCTACAATAACAGAAAAATCTGAACAAAACGATACAGTAACTCAAAATAACAGTGAAAGTCAAACTAAGGACGATACAGTGCCTGCACGAGATCAATCTAAGACTTTATACCATTGTCCAGTTGAAACGTGTACACGTTCATATACTACAAAAGCTACGCTAAGAGCACACATGTTAAAAGTACATGGCACTCCTGTTGATGAGTGTGGTAAAACAGCTAATAAAATACCTGGAGATTCTGTTTGTAACATggattacattttatatactgCTCCTTCAATATCAGAGCTTACGGAGCAAATGATAATGGTAGCACCTTGCGATGCGGTTATTCTCAGTACTTCTTCGGAAACAGATCGCTCTCTTCCTGAACCAGAACCACCGCCTCTTAATAATGTATTGAAAACATCGGAATCTTCTTCAAACGCTGCTACACATAAGCCAATATCTAATCAACATGTGAGAAAGGATCAGGGTTCCGCACGGACTGATCTGACATTCTCCGATGTGTGGAAATTAAAGGCGAATGGTGCTGTGTTAGATTCAGTTGCCGGAGCATCCGATGTTGTGTTAGGTACAAGTGAATTAGAAGAGGGTCTTTTGCTCACAGAGGAATTGCCTTCAATGTATTATCAAGACGATGTAGTAGGAACAGAGTATCAGGTACTGTTACTGGATTCGGTACCATCTGAAAATACTATAAATCTACGAGGACTCGAATAATACAAGTAATGTACTTTGGAAATGGGTGAAAAAACTGATCattgttattttctaatataggATAAGTTTTAATATGGTCTGTGATCAAAGGCTAGTATGAGCCCCATTCATTTATACTACAGTCCATAATTGCTTCaaatcgttattttattaataaattattgctatTTTTCCAAAAAGTTTAttcattgttcttctattgtatataaaattcctAAAACCTTGTGTATATAATAGCCAATGTATAAGATTTGTTTACTAGTGTTAAGGAACTGAATAcacattttgtaaaatgtgAGTCGTTTACATGTTGTACACTTCATACATTGAGGATTTTTACTAATTGTATaacaattcaataattttagcATTTAATAAACCAAGATATACCGAACTATCAATAAAAACGGAAAATTggaatgtttttataaaattggtatacaatacaataattaaaaaataattggacAAAATATAAGCTGCACGAATGTACTGCAGATATGTACTTCAATACCTATAAACGCACTAGGTgcatgtattaaaaatatccttaatgcattatttttattttattaaatatacatatgttttcATAGTGCTAAAACTAATAGTTTAACTAACAAAATTATTGGCCGCAATATAACTGACTTTATTTCCTAAATTGactttctattaatttcaaattttgcttTTGTAACAGTTTTTAATCTTTGTAATGTATGATActtattaaagaattaatttgaaaaatactgTTTAGTAACGTTCcgattataaatatgataatcGTGCACGTACACATGCgtatgtttttatatatcacaatacttttaatcaatttattgTCGATgtgatataaatttcattgaatgAGGATGAAAGAAAGTCCTCTCTTCCTCCACATAGGCGCTAGTCGTAATTATCAATAgctaaaaatagaaaattaacttGTCTAAAGATAGGTATATCAATGCTTTAAACTATAGTTTCGAATGGTACAGAGTTTCTAAAGATATTAAgacaaaatacaaatacataatacTTCATTTTAGAATCGTGAAAAAATGTTGCCTATTATCGCTAATTTTCAGACAATATCGGCATGTTTCTCTACACTAGACATGTGTGTTTCCGCATACGGTCTTCCTAATTTCTTATCGATCTTCAGATACAATCGATCCTTCACTTTCTCTAGGAAACACATTAAGGAATGCAATATAGTTATAAATATACCTTCGCCTACGCATATCAATGAAGCTTGAACAGGTTTTTTCCAATCGaggattttataaatataatgataacCATTCTTGTCTAATCCTCCagcgaaataatatattagtgAAAACATGGTGTATAAAAACACTATGATTAAACACCACCAGAAGTTCCTTAATCTAAACGGAATGCTTGTAATACAAAAATcaattatcattaaaatactgttacatatGTGTAGCATAATGTTTAAAGGGTCCAAATAGTGAATCCTGGGATCGAATATGCTGCACCAATAGGTAATCGTAACTCCAAACGCGATACTAGTAGTTACGACGTAAAGGAACCAATAAACTCTGTCTATCAATCCCAGCATCAACGCGGAAGGATCAAAGTCTGCTACTTTTTGCAGTTTCCATCTTCTCAATACGAGAAACCCGCCAAGCAAAGCTTGACTGATACCCAATATTAAATCCCAGTTTGTCAAATAAATTGGCCACTTATCATATACTACCATAGGTTTGTAGCTACCGAATTCGAAAATCGAACACACGACTATGCAAGCCCAGATCATAAAGATTAACCAACGATAAAGTAGGTACCAGGTGGCTACGTGTTTCTGACATTTTGGTTCGGACAAGAGTCGTGAATGTAGTGACTGATCCTTTTTGTAGAACCACTTCCTTGCTGCTTCTTGGCACCAGAATTTATTTACCATTGTTCGACGAcctgtaaataaataatatttattattaatgacgtaggatattcataaaaaatatttacgtacaatgaaagtaaaaaaatatggtatatatttgttatgcAACTTTAAAGTCTAGAACGAATGCTACTATGCAAGACAGATATTGGAAATtacgaaacattaaaatagGACTGCTGCAATAATTCCTGCTGTCTGGCTGTCTGTGCATGATTGTTATATTACAGTAATTAGAATCCCGTTATTTGGATTTGAAATTACGAATTATCGTGTTAACAGTAAGAATAGTACATGTGCGTGTTTGTTCATTTCCGGTAAATTTCCCGCTCAAAACTTTTGAGCAGTTCAAAATCAACAATTACAATACAAATGATTGATATACCAATTTTAATAGAGTGataacatttttgtataaaagaagATGATCGTAATGTTGTGGAAATTCAATAGCAAGTGTTGTGTTGTGACAGAAACATATAAAGCAACTGCATAGTGTTGGTTTCGAAAAtcgatgatattaaaaaataacttaCATGATGAACATTGTAgaagtgaaaaaagaaatcgtttTGGGACTACCAAACTGCTGAATAGTGTTAATACCATCTTTTATGCGAAAGTTTTTGTTAAAAGccttttgttaaaaaaaagtaagTGAAATAATATCGTTGTCGTAAAATTGGTAAGTAACATAACCTCTATCTACGTGTGATTAGAGAGTCACTGTGGACGCAGCCATGTTGGTTCTATTCGAACAATTTTATCTTTACCGCGAAAAATAgtgtttattcaaatattattaaataatattattttttaacttaaataaaatatgtcaaTTGGTCTAGCAATGACTAAATgcaagattaaataaaaatacaatgtcATAACAAATATCAATCATTCCCCTATTTAAGTCGCAGGTGATCTGACAGATGCACGTAAAAtctaattctaaaatattctaattctaattcaattctttttaaattcataattgttcattctttatatttaaattagtaattatatagtttatatGTACTGTAAACATATCTAtgcattatattttgtattaattttatcataattaaaaacaatttcatacatttatacagttttttcgtaaaaattagCACTGCAGCGtaaattttaagttaaatattataatttacaagttTGTGTTAAACAAAGTCGAATATTTGATAAGAATATACGCACGGGGAGTGAATCTAAttggataaataaaatataataaatttatattttgacaaacatttctaaaaattatatatgtcaCTTTCTCAGGAAgtaaacatatatatgtatatatatatatatacattatacatttcTTCACATAGTGTCAATATTTCAAACTAGAGAAAAACAAGACAAAGTAAGACTACATAGATCAAGTGATATcttaaacattatataatttttagtaattgaTGAAATAGTTAAATGCACCAGAGGTATAAATACATAGTATcatttataggttataacagcttgagaaatagaaataaaagaaaaaagtacgcCATGCCGCTCATTCGAAAGATTGAAGCGATTGAGGTGAAACAGCTGTGTAAAATCTTTAATGGCATTGTCCAGACACCGGCGCAGATGGGAGCTGTTTTGAAGTAATTAACCCTGTTAACCCAAGGCGCTGAGGTTCGCACGGACAGCACTCTAAGCTCATACACCGCGcatatgcatgtatatatatatagatacataagGCGTGACAGCACGGTCAATCGGCCAATACCAATTCTctcttaatttattacaatcttCTATTATTATCACTATAGTCCCACAACTACAAGTAAAAACTTTTCCTCAAGGATCAACATCCTTAGGAATTTACATTACTTGTGAAAGAATTACATCTACAATCTAAGATTAATGAATGGAAAATCCGATAGTGGCTTGGaaagacaaattttttaatcacgTGTTACATTGAAATtcgatttatcgatcgattatcTGATTCAGACAATTGATTACGCAGCTACAGTATGGCTTTGATGATAATTGAATAAATCtgttgataaatttaaattaacacATGACACCCACATGGATCGTTTTATCGAGAACCACAActtttcgtaataataataataatggaaGAGACCTATTCCAACggtagaaatataaaaaaggttGTAAtcaaacataaatttttttaaggCGGAAGGTATATCTGCTTGtgtattaaatacatacagaGCTAGTCGATAAGAAATACTATCTAGAATAATTTGTTGCTTGTCGACAAAAAacgttttaaatgaattatgttGTATTTCATACCTTATAAAATggatgcaattttattttctagtatcgtatattttctgaaaaaacCATGTATCAAGATGActaggaattttttaaatgtcatgttatattttttataacatcaATCGATCCTACTGgatattctttataaaaatgcattaattatttatagagcAAAGTCATTATTAGTTAgcaaatagatattttttgcAGATG
Protein-coding sequences here:
- the LOC132912626 gene encoding zinc finger and BTB domain-containing protein 11-like, which produces MSRKGTPSACKSKQIPRIFRNRRGLCSVRSWPQGEVGIVGSSIGYNQLSLLPGLPDGDKREETNKKEKQKAKNNDDTVQYHDRVWIEGNQVTNNSVIDESNVDVGIGKTADVETVADIEKWLKTRSESVSSMDLDAIKSGVEEGVDRYLGEELQHAFLGKDPDGLSIDIDLSDKKLNLGYDPLLQELQNEKLLDEKDSFILPEFQLDHLDPLALSPDDMMVAGEILPSTSAQPTLSVPNRDVEGMCTETEQSSLMKKAMIPDNQELQNKSTQVVVDDLRCINSTSKEIELQKDNDLCNNPTNLYVQDLNSENNMQELQGTKLDEGDSENTIIEQLKTKAKVKLEPRIIKKRKKIPEMIDKSYDNEIRISGEDIVDTEDGVMAVVAISTDKISNMTQIVINTGTEEQIYQGKTSELIEATGNFPKLPKIETSTVWNGTVEHSTENPNNQHEMVISNALEELGISDDNLQPISVNEHGKIWLCPRDDCNRQFSKLYALKGHLLAHYGVRPFKCDFEGCAWAFYSEFKLKRHKETHLKRKDYVCEVEGCNRRFTTIYNLWSHAKLHTRPNRIVCQVPDCQEKFQTKRALELHMKSHDQSHAPYVCKHEGCGKRYYSSNALTSHQRCHSYKEVDVKCSWPGCGKVFDKPCRLKAHIRSHTGCKPYLCTFQGCQWAFSSSSKLKRHQKKHTNERKFVCDIPSCGKAFMRSEHLKEHRLTHKEGRYFQCFICNAKFSAKSSLYVHIKKHQVKEEVKINSHNNDNSRSKKVPSIIKSKRKSIDLNVNVACLNTSTITEKSEQNDTVTQNNSESQTKDDTVPARDQSKTLYHCPVETCTRSYTTKATLRAHMLKVHGTPVDECGKTANKIPGDSVCNMDYILYTAPSISELTEQMIMVAPCDAVILSTSSETDRSLPEPEPPPLNNVLKTSESSSNAATHKPISNQHVRKDQGSARTDLTFSDVWKLKANGAVLDSVAGASDVVLGTSELEEGLLLTEELPSMYYQDDVVGTEYQVLLLDSVPSENTINLRGLE
- the LOC132912627 gene encoding uncharacterized protein LOC132912627 isoform X1, whose product is MASFRPKFQIPSVVSLKDNRYQRPLLNGPSIIQSVLKENIRAFWFRKSKDQPVEPGVGNCGQPLSPRMDLVCKGCPSKCLEFEKQKKKSKRQFFGSKKQSEKPSNCKKEQKPVEKKLVWWETIFGPSPKRLWPDPCTCRLAHRERKKMRARDPKLRDPRYQQTGGDVLLYTEPVRRRSVSSCFEPQPKPPPGYKIPKAAVFKIMEDVSYMTPGNRMALDMQMYKVDKDVQLKPCSLPYEELRPPERQRRSFSCHLGIQSKDVLPPINRDLNYYGGLRQQSVQEAKLPKNLKSTQTCQKKLPDTGTNLDQMVQKRSRIEQLKMHIRQKDMSYYPPFPF
- the LOC132912628 gene encoding protein rolling stone-like isoform X1 → MPPECEEIEDHGVPEKISCIDGRIKEHLRIPAPATLCGRRTMVNKFWCQEAARKWFYKKDQSLHSRLLSEPKCQKHVATWYLLYRWLIFMIWACIVVCSIFEFGSYKPMVVYDKWPIYLTNWDLILGISQALLGGFLVLRRWKLQKVADFDPSALMLGLIDRVYWFLYVVTTSIAFGVTITYWCSIFDPRIHYLDPLNIMLHICNSILMIIDFCITSIPFRLRNFWWCLIIVFLYTMFSLIYYFAGGLDKNGYHYIYKILDWKKPVQASLICVGEGIFITILHSLMCFLEKVKDRLYLKIDKKLGRPYAETHMSSVEKHADIV
- the LOC132912628 gene encoding protein rolling stone-like isoform X3 encodes the protein MVNKFWCQEAARKWFYKKDQSLHSRLLSEPKCQKHVATWYLLYRWLIFMIWACIVVCSIFEFGSYKPMVVYDKWPIYLTNWDLILGISQALLGGFLVLRRWKLQKVADFDPSALMLGLIDRVYWFLYVVTTSIAFGVTITYWCSIFDPRIHYLDPLNIMLHICNSILMIIDFCITSIPFRLRNFWWCLIIVFLYTMFSLIYYFAGGLDKNGYHYIYKILDWKKPVQASLICVGEGIFITILHSLMCFLEKVKDRLYLKIDKKLGRPYAETHMSSVEKHADIV
- the LOC132912627 gene encoding uncharacterized protein LOC132912627 isoform X2, which translates into the protein MDLVCKGCPSKCLEFEKQKKKSKRQFFGSKKQSEKPSNCKKEQKPVEKKLVWWETIFGPSPKRLWPDPCTCRLAHRERKKMRARDPKLRDPRYQQTGGDVLLYTEPVRRRSVSSCFEPQPKPPPGYKIPKAAVFKIMEDVSYMTPGNRMALDMQMYKVDKDVQLKPCSLPYEELRPPERQRRSFSCHLGIQSKDVLPPINRDLNYYGGLRQQSVQEAKLPKNLKSTQTCQKKLPDTGTNLDQMVQKRSRIEQLKMHIRQKDMSYYPPFPF
- the LOC132912628 gene encoding protein rolling stone-like isoform X2, which translates into the protein MVLTLFSSLVVPKRFLFSLLQCSSCRRTMVNKFWCQEAARKWFYKKDQSLHSRLLSEPKCQKHVATWYLLYRWLIFMIWACIVVCSIFEFGSYKPMVVYDKWPIYLTNWDLILGISQALLGGFLVLRRWKLQKVADFDPSALMLGLIDRVYWFLYVVTTSIAFGVTITYWCSIFDPRIHYLDPLNIMLHICNSILMIIDFCITSIPFRLRNFWWCLIIVFLYTMFSLIYYFAGGLDKNGYHYIYKILDWKKPVQASLICVGEGIFITILHSLMCFLEKVKDRLYLKIDKKLGRPYAETHMSSVEKHADIV